From Armatimonadota bacterium, a single genomic window includes:
- a CDS encoding riboflavin synthase, with translation MFTGLVEGTGDVLAVEARPDGRRLRLRVPRDLGPVQVGESLAVDGVCLTVAALSGGDDGDGLVAEFDLVPETLRRTTLGVRGPGDRVNLERPVPVGGRLGGHLVQGHVDGVGTVTAVAGEGGGRWLEVALPAGLERYVVERGAIALDGVSLTVAAVRDGGRIGVALVPHTLAATTLGTKAVGDLVNVEVDVVARYVERLLRPEDGEGR, from the coding sequence GTGTTCACCGGGCTCGTGGAGGGCACAGGCGACGTCCTGGCGGTGGAGGCGCGGCCGGACGGGCGGCGGTTGCGGCTGCGCGTGCCCCGTGACCTCGGGCCGGTGCAGGTGGGGGAGAGCCTGGCCGTGGACGGCGTCTGCCTGACCGTGGCCGCGCTCTCGGGCGGAGATGACGGCGACGGGCTCGTGGCCGAGTTCGACCTGGTCCCCGAGACGCTGCGCCGCACCACGCTGGGCGTCCGAGGTCCCGGCGACCGGGTGAACCTGGAGCGCCCCGTCCCGGTGGGCGGGCGGCTCGGCGGCCACCTCGTGCAGGGGCATGTCGACGGCGTCGGCACCGTCACCGCCGTGGCCGGCGAGGGTGGAGGACGGTGGCTCGAGGTGGCGCTGCCCGCGGGGCTCGAGCGCTACGTGGTGGAGCGCGGGGCGATCGCCCTGGACGGGGTCAGCCTCACGGTCGCGGCGGTGCGCGACGGGGGGCGGATCGGGGTGGCGCTGGTGCCGCACACGCTCGCCGCCACCACGCTGGGGACGAAGGCGGTGGGCGATCTCGTGAACGTGGAGGTGGACGTCGTGGCCAGGTACGTCGAGCGGCTGCTCCGGCCGGAGGACGGTGAGGGGCGATGA
- the ribD gene encoding bifunctional diaminohydroxyphosphoribosylaminopyrimidine deaminase/5-amino-6-(5-phosphoribosylamino)uracil reductase RibD, producing the protein MDGPRAGTEPGDDERYMREALAWARKGLGRTSPNPAVGAVVVRDGQIVGCGYHRRAGEPHAEVEALRDAGPRARGATLYVTLEPCPHQGRTGPCTRAILEAGIARVVVALGRDPDPHVDGRGVAALRAAGLEVTEGVLEAEAARLNEAYLKHRRAGLPFVTLKWAMSLDGRLSARPDAPTPISGARSLRYAHELRNVHDAVMVGINTVLADDPLLTCRIPGGRDPARLVLDSRLRMPLDARMLRQPSPAPTIVFAGEDAPAERAAALRAAGAEVVILPGRRPAIRAVLAWCAARGMLSVMVEGGSTVQGAVLAEGMADRVAVVVAPGLVGARDAPAPAGGPAPLAGRALLRLREVTVRRLGEDVLIEGYLPQAPESVVGRRTADLHRMR; encoded by the coding sequence GTGGACGGACCGCGGGCCGGGACCGAGCCGGGCGACGACGAGCGGTACATGCGCGAGGCCCTGGCCTGGGCTCGCAAGGGGCTGGGGCGTACCAGCCCCAACCCGGCCGTGGGAGCGGTGGTCGTGCGCGACGGGCAGATCGTCGGGTGCGGCTACCACCGCCGGGCGGGCGAGCCCCACGCCGAGGTCGAGGCCCTGCGCGACGCCGGCCCGCGCGCCCGCGGCGCGACCCTCTACGTCACGCTCGAGCCCTGTCCCCACCAGGGGCGCACCGGTCCCTGCACGCGCGCCATCCTGGAGGCCGGCATCGCCCGCGTGGTCGTGGCGCTCGGCCGTGACCCCGACCCCCACGTCGACGGCAGAGGGGTGGCGGCGTTGCGGGCGGCCGGGCTCGAGGTCACCGAGGGCGTCCTGGAAGCCGAAGCGGCCCGCCTCAACGAGGCGTACCTGAAGCACCGCCGCGCCGGGCTGCCCTTCGTCACGCTGAAGTGGGCGATGAGCCTGGACGGCCGCCTCTCCGCGCGCCCCGACGCCCCCACGCCCATCAGCGGCGCCCGCTCGTTGCGCTACGCCCACGAGCTCCGCAACGTCCACGACGCCGTGATGGTGGGGATCAACACCGTGCTCGCCGACGACCCGCTGCTTACCTGCCGCATCCCGGGCGGCCGCGACCCTGCGCGGCTGGTCCTGGACTCCCGGCTGCGCATGCCTCTCGACGCGCGCATGCTGCGCCAGCCCTCGCCGGCGCCGACGATCGTCTTCGCCGGGGAGGACGCGCCTGCGGAGCGCGCCGCGGCGCTGCGGGCGGCGGGGGCCGAGGTCGTGATCCTGCCGGGACGGCGCCCGGCCATCCGCGCCGTGCTGGCCTGGTGCGCGGCGCGGGGGATGCTCAGCGTCATGGTGGAGGGCGGGAGTACGGTGCAGGGGGCCGTCCTGGCCGAGGGCATGGCCGACCGCGTGGCGGTCGTGGTGGCGCCGGGGCTGGTGGGCGCCCGCGACGCCCCCGCCCCCGCCGGCGGCCCCGCACCGCTCGCCGGGCGCGCGTTGCTGCGGCTGCGCGAGGTGACCGTCAGGCGGCTGGGGGAAGACGTCCTGATCGAGGGGTACCTGCCCCAGGCGCCGGAGTCGGTGGTCGGCCGGAGGACGGCCGACCTGCACCGGATGCGTTGA